The window GAATCTGGATGTGATGGTtaacattataatattattagtGAAAACAATGAGAGAAACTTCAGTATGCTGTGATGTGTACATGATGCTGTGTCCACAAACTGCAGGACAAAAACTTGTTCACTTTCTGTGATTAAAGTTAAAGATCAACATTGTCTGTGTGGTTTCTCTGAGCTccaatcatttattttattctgtttaacATCTGTGTGATCATTCAAACTGATTGAGCTCTTTCAGCTGCATGATGTCAGTCTACAGAAGAATGTTTGTcttcctgttatgatgtcagcGTTTATGACAAATCCATTCTAGAATGTAAAGAGTCTATAAGTGAGTTCCTCAGAACAGAACACAATCTCTTCACCAGctgaacagacacacattcGTCCTCAGAGAAAGTCATCTGTCAGACACTCGACAAGATTTTACGTCTATCTCACGTTTTAGAACGTTTTCAAGATCATCAGCCACCATGGAAAGACGAGAGAGTAGAGCCAGCAGGGTAAGATGTTCAAACCAGGATGTAACACTGCACTATTGCACAAGACTATGCATGTTTTAATGGCTTTGTATTGTGTCTAAAGcttaaacaaatacactttttatCAGCACAGATGCAGTTTGTAATGAGATTACATTTCATACAAATTTATCGTCTTAATTTAAACTCATCTCTCACAGTCAGTCAGATGAACACATGGATATATGTGAATGTCTGCCTGGATAAATACCTCAGATTAATATGAatacataaacaataaataaaggatTTATTGAAGGGTTCTAGTATAAAGTGTAAATGTGATATCTATTTCCTCTCAGTACTAACAGATGACTGTTTTCCCGTAAGGAAAAATAGAGCCATCAGTGATATGAAAATGTCTctcatgtatttctgtgtttgtgttgcacagGACTACAacagagggatggaggagatgaggaaaTTGATGGAGGGTGAGATGAAGGAGAGGGAACAAAAGATAAGGACCGCTGCTAAAATCATGGTCCTCAAGGAGAGGGAGACCTGGAGAAGTGACAGAGAGCAACTTCTGGAAAAGCTCTCTGTCACTGAGGAAGAAATCACGGCATTGAAGAGTGACCTCCAGGATGAAAAGGACAAGAACAGGAACAGAGAACAAGAGATCTGGTCTCTTCACTGCCAGCTCTCTTCTGAGAAAGAAAAGTACGACTCCGCCAATGCTCTCTGGTGGAGGAAGTTACAccaagtgctggaaaaggcAGCAGGGGGCATCAGAAAGAGAGATGATCAAATCATCTCTCTTGAACGGAGCCTCCACGCTGAGAAAGAGAGCTGGCAGCAAAAAGTCAGCCAGCTGGAAGAGCTCCtcagtgaaaaagagagagaaatcagCAGGgccaataaaaaaagaagagaacgTACCACGGCTCATATTGACACTTTGGCCCTGCTGAGTGAAACACAGTCAGCTTTGAAAGAAAGTCAACTGGCCTGTAATTCACTGGAGGAAAAACTCAGACAGCAGCTGACTGAAAAAATGGAGAAAGACCAGAGAGAGCTCTCAGAGAGAGTAGAGAGCCTCCGCAAGGAGCTCTCTGAGAGAGTCAGTAAGTGTAGAGAGGAGCTCTCCACAGTGTGCGAGACTTGGGAGAGGAGGTCACACCAgtggaggaaagagaaaaaacaactgGAGGAGACGCTGCAggccaaacatgagatttggATCCATGAGGAGGCGCAGATGAAAGAACAGATCCAGCGCCTCACCAATGACAACCTCCAGCTTCAGGTTTGCTGCCTCATCTTTTTAATTCTAACAATTGATTTCAGATCATTTCAGAGCTTTGAAACTGAActcaaaatattctgttttttctcttttcaggaGCTCCTgatgaaaaaggagaagaagaagcagaagagcTTCTGGAGCTGGAGTCGCAGCAAATAACAACAGCTCCCTCTTTCCCCAAACCCCTCTCCCACCTCACCCACGTCTCTCCCTCTCCTACTCCTTCACTCACCCTCACCCTCACTCTATCCTCACCCTCACCCTCGCTCTACTCTCACCCTCACACTTACCCTTCCCTCACCCTCACTCTACCCTCATCCTTCCCCTTCCCCCACCCTTACCCTTACCCTTCCCTCATCCTTACCCTTCCCTCATCCTTACCCTTCCCTCACCCTCACTCTACCCTCATCCTTACCCTTCCCTTACCCCTCCCTTACCCTTCCCTTACCCTCACCCTTACCCTTCCCTTACCCCTCCATCCCCCCTTTCTTCTTCCCTACATGTATCTGTAAATCAGTCATTAAAATTCAGTGACTGAAGTtatgaagttttgttttttaattcctGTGTTTTAAACTGTGACTTTTCTCTCTCAAACGTTGTCTCACATCAAGCAAACTAAGCAGCTGCTTGGGGCCTCTAAATGAATTAGGGCCCCCAAAAGTCCCCTGTAACTGATAAATGATGATATGtgacattattagattgttactgatgcatcaatgtgtaagcagcattttactgttgaagAGGGTCCAGGTGGAGCCAGTCTgagctactttatatattagTTTAGTTGTGGCTCTGAAGCTGGAGTCAGGCCTCATCCAAGGGACCACAAGATGAATCAatcacaagagagaaaagaagactgATCAGGAACAGCTGGTACTTGTTAAATAATTGTTGAACaatactttgattaaaattaaaactgaagaGACTCCACAGGCTCTAGTTGATGCTTACTTGAATATATGAAGTTTATTGAAAAGAAATATCTGACGTCAGAGAAACCTTTAGCACAGTGTACACATGGATACAGTCACACCAAAAACTtagcacaaacaggaaaacaatcacTTCTTATAGAGTTGCTCAGATCACGCCACCAGGGAGGGGAGAAGTGAGGACACTTTGTGTCAGAATGAACTCTACTTGGAAAATAAAGCAGGCAGCTGTTGTTATCCATCCAAGGTTTCCACCTTATCTCCCAGCCTGGCACCATGAACATAAAACATCTCTTGTATGAGACCTTGGGGGCCACAG of the Thunnus maccoyii chromosome 9, fThuMac1.1, whole genome shotgun sequence genome contains:
- the LOC121904650 gene encoding golgin subfamily A member 6-like protein 22 codes for the protein MERRESRASRDYNRGMEEMRKLMEGEMKEREQKIRTAAKIMVLKERETWRSDREQLLEKLSVTEEEITALKSDLQDEKDKNRNREQEIWSLHCQLSSEKEKYDSANALWWRKLHQVLEKAAGGIRKRDDQIISLERSLHAEKESWQQKVSQLEELLSEKEREISRANKKRRERTTAHIDTLALLSETQSALKESQLACNSLEEKLRQQLTEKMEKDQRELSERVESLRKELSERVSKCREELSTVCETWERRSHQWRKEKKQLEETLQAKHEIWIHEEAQMKEQIQRLTNDNLQLQELLMKKEKKKQKSFWSWSRSK